A DNA window from Zingiber officinale cultivar Zhangliang chromosome 3A, Zo_v1.1, whole genome shotgun sequence contains the following coding sequences:
- the LOC122050841 gene encoding uncharacterized protein LOC122050841, giving the protein MVNKRKQKLIQNIRGQELRDNDLQDEHESHDITSNSQLDTQNGALELDQNEEFTEEMLTSQRQQNRRGRTVMRDVHALDPDDVLVVQFNERGQPYGDIQPVLANFVGTIARNGNLLPLSFLDWRKMPKKRLNDAWRKVTARFDIPDRHRDVIMQMMGAAWRRWRTEIKAKSYDSNIPLDELVSIRPVPQKLTPEVWEALCHYWNTNEKISKINQENAKKKRGSHALGRTNIPSLEHKFFQEKGRKPTRIEIIKISRRSKKKGDAPVDDEVIRVEALLDEAVRRRLQDKPEGTQPTEVHEDAFRDVFGPEHSGRVRCLGAGALPSQVFPELCKRTIYTPSYHSNSNMTAEFKEMQEKIKEMEAREVQRRIETEQMIRQMHDQQLQNFAHIMQSMISGAVGGSRGPELLPAQMAAIMAEIMQRNIDAPPNAKGNDPTPPPPTDPSNN; this is encoded by the exons ATGGTGAATAAAAGAAAGCAAAAGTTGATTCAAAATATCAGAGGACAAGAATTGAGAGACAATGATCTTCAAGATGAACATGAATCACATGATATAACATCAAATTCACAATTGGATACACAAAATGGTGCACTGGAACTAGATCAAAATGAGGAGTTTACTGAGGAGATGCTTACATCTCAAAGGCAACAAAATAGACGTGGGAGGACAGTGATGAGGGATGTGCATGCATTAGATCCTGATGATGTACTTGTAGTGCAATTTAATGAAAGAGGCCAGCCTTATGGGGATATACAACCAGTTCTTGCGAATTTTGTGGGTACGATCGCTAGAAATGGGAACTTGTTGCCCCTTAGTTTTCTTGATTGGAGAAAGATGCCCAAAAAACGCTTGAATGATGCATGGAGAAAAGTGACT GCACGTTTTGATATTCCCGATCGCCATCGAGATGTTATTATGCAAATGATGGGGGCAGCATGGAGGCGATGGAGGACTGAAATCAAAGCTAAGTCTTATGATTCGAATATTCCATTGGATGAGCTTGTTTCCATTCGTCCAGTTCCTCAAAAGTTGACTCCTGAAGTTTGGGAAGCATTGTGCCATTATTGGAACACTAATGAG aaaatttcaaaaattaatcaagaaaatgcGAAGAAAAAAAGAGGGAGTCATGCGCTGGGTCGTACAAATATTCCATCCTTGGAGCATAAATTT TTTCAGGAAAAGGGGAGAAAACCTACTCGCATTGAGATAATAAAAATAAGTCGTCGAAGTAAAAAGAAAGGAGATGCTCCTGTTGATGATGAAGTGATCCGAGTTGAG gCTTTACTAGATGAAGCTGTGCGGCGTCGACTTCAAGACAAGCCTGAGGGAACTCAACCTACAGAAGTGCATGAGGACGCATTTCG tGATGTTTTTGGACCCGAACATTCTGGCCGAGTTCGATGTTTAGGTGCTGGTGCACTTCCTAGCCAAGTTTTCCCTGAGCTATGTAAGCGCACAATCTATACACCAAGTTATCACTCTAATTCAAATATGACAGCTGAATTCAAGGAAatgcaagaaaaaataaaagaaatggagGCACGGGAAGTACAGAGGCGAATAGAAACAGAGCAAATGATAAGACAAATGCATGACCAACAACTTCAAAATTTTGCACATATTATGCAGAGTATGATATCCGGAGCTGTTGGGGGATCTCGTGGCCCAGAATTGTTACCGGCACag atggCGGCTATAATGGCAGAGATTATGCAACGAAATATAGATGCTCCACCAAATGCAAAAGGAAATGATCCTACACCTCCACCACCAACAGATCCATCTAATAATTAG